The Nicotiana tomentosiformis chromosome 2, ASM39032v3, whole genome shotgun sequence genome includes the window atcttcGAGGTCAGGCACCGCTTGAGGCATCCAAGGAATAGCTGCATGTCGAAAGGGTATATTAGGTGAAGTCGAAGAAGGGACGAAGAACAAAGTTTAAATgatcacttacggtcgaagttCCACTCCTTAGGGAATGACATCTTCTCCTCCGGGACAATGTCGCGAGTCCTTACCCGTATAAAATAgttcatccaaccccgatccttgtcatCGTCGATGTTTGAGAACAAGGCCTTCGTTGCCCGGCGTTGGAGCATGATTAGTCCTCGATAGATTCGAGGCCGTTACAACCGCATGAGGTAATTTAAAGTAAACTCCAGCCCCTCGGCCTTGTTAGAAAAGAAGCGCAACatgattactatgcgccatagagaagggtggatttggccaagggtgatctgatatcttttacagagatcaataatcactgggtcaaggggacccaatgtgaaaggataagtgtaaacacttaggaaccCCTCCACATAAGCGATGATGCTTTCTTCGGGGGCAGGAATATACACCACGACCTCGGCCCCCCAGTTGCAGTCCCTCTTCATGGACTTGAGGTGGCTCTtcgttatcgagcacatgtacatcgataCATGCTCGCATCGGCCCAGGATCGATGAAGGGTTTTTGACCTTAAAGTCAGATTTTAGAGTGCACGGGCCGGGAACGTACTCGTGGGGaagcggctccaccggcgccttgtcgccggatggccgggaagaggagcaagaagctttctccttctgcggtACAGTCTTTGAGGTTTTTTCCATTGGTATAAGTAAAGAAGGGCGAAAGAAGATGAAAAACTAGTGGTTTTGGTGCTAATGAAGGTGGCTCTACAGACGACGAAAAGGAGAAGACGAAAAGAGTGAGAAGACTTAGAGGTTTGATTAGAgcaaaagtaaagtttgattcaatgaaggAACGGGTATTTATAGGCTCACGACGACGGTTCGGTGGCGCTAGTGGCCGATCGCTAACTAACAGGCATTAATGATTTGGGGAACTGAACTGATAGGACGTTTCGGTCACATCCGTCGCTTACGTCATGAGGACGACGTCATGATCGAGGTTTCAGAAAATTGAGGCTCAATccgtttcttatcattttattccaagaaacgcgggggctatctgtatacggtcgaaatcgggcatgtccGATTTCATAGGCACGAGGTGCTACCTCGAgagtaacctcataatagatcgggctcgagctcaatggcagagtatggagcatgaagatcgaagtgctcgctgaagatcgagaccgaacaaaataacggaatggcgagatattagcaACCAACCGAAGATCTAGGcggaaatcccggaacagatcgaATTAAGCGGTTATTGATACCAATCATGAGATttatttccgttattagaattataacttatttaggattcctctactatataaagatggaccccattcatttgtagGGAGAATTTTtgactgataagaatatacacaaacgctgctctctatttcacttactatccattacggttcatcattgtttattttctgttctttactgttcttgttacccaacctcgagaccatctcgaatcgaggtcgaaagcaCTGCTAGAACActgatttgatttattttactattcagattatctattcaatTTCTTGTTTATCGATTGGCATacgattaaatcacgtatccttaaaatcactaaataagtttaattgttactcgaatttcTGGTTAAACAAAAACAATTCTAATTCAATGAAAATCCACCTTCAAACAAAATTATAAACTTAAAAATTGATTAGCACataatcttttatatatatatatatatatatatatatatatatatatatatatatatatatatatatatatataatttattattttacaaTGTCCCAAGTATTTGACACATTTTTATCAaacttgaaaatttcataattAGCTTCATTTAACtatttaaatccaagttggttacTATAAGAATTTAGCATTCTGTTCATTAATGCAAAAGCAAAGAATTTTAAATACAACAGGAATGGGGAATGTAGGTAGCAGTGTGTTAAGACATTCAAAAATGTGAAACATTCACGGGCCTTTGAATAAACAAAATGACTATAAAATTAGCAGAAGTTTCAGAGCGACGGACGAATGACTATACCCAAACAATTTCcaaattttcttcaaaactcTTACCTTTCACGTGACAACTGACCCATGTTTTAAGCCAGCTGCTCCGCAACAAAGTACTACTTCTCCTTCACCCCCTACTACCCCCCTTTTCTCCCCCCCTCTCGGAAACCGATAGCTCACTGTCTCCCAAAATTCAGTCCATTTTTTCAAACCTCGTTTCTTACATTAAACCAAACAACATGACAAACAAACACTAACTTGACCTTTAGTCACTAAACCAAACACTGGCTTTTGTTAGTTGAAAACTTGCAATGTTCCCATTGATGCTTGTTCTCTGCTTCCTTCAACTATTTTCTAGTTTctacttttgttcttcttctactACACCATCTGCACCTTTAAACTCTTTACTTCCCTCCGACGCTGTTTCTTTATTATCCTTCAAATCCAAAGCTGACCTTGACAATAAGCTTCTTTACACACTTAACGAGCGTTTTGACTATTGTCAATGGCAAGGAGTGAAATGTGTGCAAGGTCGTATTGTACGTTTTGTTCTTCAAAGTTTTGGTCTTAGAGGTACTTTCCAGTCCAACACTTTAACTCATCTTGACCAACTCCGAATCCTTAATCTTAGGAACAATTCACTTTCTGGTCCTATCCCTGACCTTTCTGGTCTTACAAACCTTAAAACTCTGTTTCTTGATCATAACTTTTTCTCTGGAActtttcctcttcctcttctttctCTTCACCGCCTCATTATCCTCGATTTGTCCCATAATAATCTCTCCGGTTCACTCCCTGTTGAGCTTACTGTTCTAGACCGGTTGAACTATCTCCGGCTTGATTCTAACTGGTTCACCGGTTCGATTCCGCCCTTGAACCAAACCCAACTTCAAATCTTCAATGTGTCAAAAAATAACCTCACTGGTTCAATACCTGTTACTCCGACTCTGAAGAAATTTAACGAACGCTCATTCTTATGGAACCCTAATCTTTGTGGTAAAGTTATTAATACCCCTTGCCCGTCAACTCCATTCTTTGATTCGCCTTCAGCTGCTGCCTCCCCCCGGCCCTCACCGTTATACCAAGATGCACAGTCACAGGGTCTACTTCTTACTCCTCCGCCTCAGCATAAGCACAAAAAAGTTGGTGTCGTTTTGGGTTTTGTGGTCGGAACTTTGATTTTAATTGCAGCTGTTCTGTGTCTTTTTGCTTTGGtgaaaaagagaagagaagaaagtgaAACTGAACCGAAAGCAACAAAATGTGCCATTGAGACCATTACGAACAATGCAGTGAACGCGACTACTTCTGCTCCAGCTGATAATAGCCAATTATTAGAGATTAAATTAGAAAAGGAAGTGAAAGTGGCTCAAGTCTCTCAACAGCAATTAAAGAGTGGAAATCTGATATTTTGTTCAGGGGAAACAGAGTTGTATAATTTAGAGCAACTAATGAGAGCGTCAGCAGAGCTACTTGGGAGGGGCACAATTGGAACAACGTATAAAGCTGTAATGGCTAGTCAATTGATAGTTTCAGTAAAGCGATTGGATGCTTGTAAAACTTCAATTACGAGCGGGGAAGCGTTTGAGCAACACATGGAGGAAGTAGGAATGTTACGGCACCCGAATTTGGTAGCAGTTAGGGCATACTTTCAGGCTAAACAAGAAAGGCTTGTTATCTATGATTATCAGCCTAATGGCAGTCTCTTCAATCTCATTCATGGTAAAAGTTTCTAACTTTGCTGATTACTCATTTGAAAtggttttatttttcattttttttgtgtgtgtggtcATTTTGTTAATTGGTCTATGTGGACTGTGGAGTCAATTTGGTGGACCTGTGGAAAGAGGAAGCAGTGGAAGAGTGAGTTGTCTGCACCAAACAACTAGTAGcatttttctcttttgtggacaGAAGTGGGCTGTAGTCTTTTGGATCATTCAGTGGTTGCAGTAGCAGAGAGTCTTTTTTTAGCTTTT containing:
- the LOC104095495 gene encoding probable inactive receptor kinase At5g67200; protein product: MFPLMLVLCFLQLFSSFYFCSSSTTPSAPLNSLLPSDAVSLLSFKSKADLDNKLLYTLNERFDYCQWQGVKCVQGRIVRFVLQSFGLRGTFQSNTLTHLDQLRILNLRNNSLSGPIPDLSGLTNLKTLFLDHNFFSGTFPLPLLSLHRLIILDLSHNNLSGSLPVELTVLDRLNYLRLDSNWFTGSIPPLNQTQLQIFNVSKNNLTGSIPVTPTLKKFNERSFLWNPNLCGKVINTPCPSTPFFDSPSAAASPRPSPLYQDAQSQGLLLTPPPQHKHKKVGVVLGFVVGTLILIAAVLCLFALVKKRREESETEPKATKCAIETITNNAVNATTSAPADNSQLLEIKLEKEVKVAQVSQQQLKSGNLIFCSGETELYNLEQLMRASAELLGRGTIGTTYKAVMASQLIVSVKRLDACKTSITSGEAFEQHMEEVGMLRHPNLVAVRAYFQAKQERLVIYDYQPNGSLFNLIHGSRSTRAKPLHWTSCLKIAEDVAQGLAYIHQASKLTHGNLKSSNVLLGSDFEACLTDYSLIALADISSDDDPDAARYKAPEVRKSARKATPGSDVYAYGILLLELLTGKPPSQHPYLSPPDMADWVRAMREDDNEEDRWLAMLVDLASICSLTSPEQRPTMRQILKMIQDIKDNAMVENNKRDEHTGYS